A single Atopobiaceae bacterium DNA region contains:
- a CDS encoding carboxymuconolactone decarboxylase family protein: MPATDQDATTTDRVDLTESLAGLTSEFASTDPEFVDLFDAFAFDEVPDRVPLDDHTRALGWLSTLVGCQGIDAYRVMLPLALTMGITPTEAKEAVYQATAYLGLGRVFPFLTATNEVLAEKDVTLPLAPQARTTPEGRREAGTQAQVDIFGDGMRDFWRNGDAEYPQINEWLAANCFGDYYTRGGLDLKARELVTFCIIAAQGGCDGQLQGHAAGNLHIGNGEALLLAVISSNLPLIGYPRTLNAITALEAAAASADKE; this comes from the coding sequence ATGCCAGCCACAGACCAAGACGCCACGACGACCGACCGGGTCGACCTCACCGAGAGCCTCGCAGGCCTCACCTCGGAATTCGCCAGCACCGATCCCGAGTTCGTCGACCTGTTCGACGCCTTCGCCTTTGACGAGGTGCCCGACCGCGTCCCCCTCGACGACCACACCCGCGCCCTGGGATGGCTCTCGACCCTCGTCGGATGCCAGGGCATCGACGCCTACCGCGTGATGCTCCCCCTGGCCCTCACGATGGGCATCACCCCCACGGAAGCCAAGGAGGCCGTCTACCAGGCGACGGCCTATCTTGGCCTAGGGAGGGTGTTCCCCTTCCTCACGGCGACGAACGAGGTGCTTGCCGAGAAGGACGTCACGCTTCCCCTCGCGCCCCAGGCGAGGACCACGCCCGAGGGTCGCCGCGAGGCCGGCACGCAGGCCCAGGTAGACATCTTCGGTGACGGCATGCGCGACTTCTGGAGGAACGGCGACGCCGAGTACCCCCAGATCAACGAGTGGCTGGCCGCGAACTGCTTCGGCGACTACTACACGCGCGGCGGCCTCGACCTCAAGGCCCGCGAGCTCGTCACGTTCTGCATCATCGCGGCCCAGGGTGGCTGCGACGGCCAGCTCCAAGGCCATGCCGCAGGCAACCTCCACATCGGCAACGGCGAGGCGCTCCTCCTGGCCGTCATCTCGTCGAACCTGCCGCTCATCGGCTACCCCCGCACCCTGAACGCCATCACCGCGCTCGAGGCCGCAGCCGCCTCGGCAGACAAGGAGTGA
- a CDS encoding aldo/keto reductase: protein MASWTDEKVGRFGFGCMRLPMVDGKVDLEATSAMFDAFLASGLNYFDTAHGYLDGQSEVAVRECLVKRHPRDAFFLTDKLTANFFKTADDVMPVLEDELVACGVDHFDLLLMHAQGLSNYDHFMECRAYEQAREFVAQGKAHHMGISFHDRPEVLARILDEHPEVEAVQIQLNYEDWEAPAIQSRRCYEVCAERGLPVIVMEPVKGGNLVNLPDDAQAALDEVPNPEHLSNAGFALRFAATQPGVAMILSGMGDMAQLRDNLSTMVDPSPLDDEQVAGLRHVHEVLAAKGLIPCTACHYCTAGCPKHINIPEVFGCLNDKRAFGGWNSAYYYGQVHTTGGHAKASECLGCGRCEQVCPQHLPIRKLLEEVAAEFE from the coding sequence ATGGCATCATGGACTGACGAGAAGGTCGGGCGCTTCGGGTTCGGGTGCATGCGCCTACCGATGGTCGACGGGAAGGTCGACCTCGAGGCGACGAGCGCCATGTTCGACGCGTTCCTGGCCTCTGGCTTGAACTACTTCGACACGGCACATGGCTACCTCGACGGCCAGAGCGAGGTCGCGGTGCGCGAATGCCTGGTCAAACGGCATCCGCGCGACGCCTTCTTCCTGACGGACAAGCTCACGGCCAACTTCTTCAAGACGGCCGACGACGTCATGCCCGTGCTCGAGGACGAGCTCGTCGCCTGTGGCGTTGACCACTTCGACCTGCTGCTCATGCACGCGCAGGGCCTCTCGAACTACGACCACTTCATGGAATGCCGTGCCTATGAGCAGGCCCGGGAGTTCGTGGCTCAGGGCAAGGCCCACCACATGGGAATCTCGTTCCATGACCGGCCTGAGGTGCTCGCGCGCATCCTCGACGAGCACCCCGAGGTCGAGGCCGTGCAGATCCAGCTCAACTACGAGGACTGGGAGGCGCCGGCCATCCAGAGCAGGCGTTGCTACGAGGTCTGTGCCGAGCGAGGACTCCCGGTCATCGTGATGGAGCCCGTCAAGGGCGGCAACCTCGTGAACCTGCCTGATGACGCGCAGGCGGCGCTCGATGAGGTCCCCAACCCGGAGCACCTCTCGAACGCGGGCTTCGCGCTGAGGTTCGCCGCGACGCAGCCGGGGGTCGCCATGATCCTGTCGGGCATGGGCGACATGGCCCAGCTGCGCGACAACCTCTCGACCATGGTCGACCCGTCTCCGCTCGATGACGAGCAGGTCGCGGGGCTCAGGCATGTGCACGAGGTCCTGGCCGCGAAGGGCCTCATACCCTGCACGGCATGCCACTACTGCACTGCCGGCTGTCCCAAGCACATCAACATCCCCGAGGTCTTTGGCTGCCTCAACGACAAGCGCGCCTTCGGGGGCTGGAACTCGGCCTACTACTACGGCCAGGTCCATACCACGGGAGGGCACGCCAAGGCCTCGGAGTGCCTCGGATGTGGCAGATGCGAGCAGGTCTGCCCGCAGCACCTGCCCATCCGCAAGCTCCTGGAGGAGGTCGCGGCCGAGTTCGAGTAG
- a CDS encoding DUF1893 domain-containing protein, protein MTRAQGLLGRGSFTCVLCKGDVTLTSSARGVAPLLAWLASKKDLAGFSAADKVVGRAAAFLYVLMGVGAVFADTMSEGAQDVLLAHGIETSMATLADHIVNRAGTGPCPMEDAVHGIDDPEQALEAIKVRLAELRGARNCS, encoded by the coding sequence ATGACCCGCGCCCAAGGGCTCCTTGGACGCGGGTCCTTCACGTGCGTGCTCTGCAAGGGTGACGTCACGCTCACGAGCTCCGCGCGCGGCGTCGCGCCGCTCCTCGCCTGGCTGGCGTCCAAGAAGGACCTCGCGGGGTTCTCGGCCGCGGACAAGGTGGTGGGTCGTGCGGCGGCGTTCCTCTATGTGCTCATGGGTGTGGGTGCGGTCTTTGCCGACACGATGAGCGAGGGGGCACAGGACGTGCTCCTGGCCCACGGCATCGAGACCAGCATGGCGACGCTCGCCGACCACATCGTGAACCGGGCCGGCACAGGTCCGTGCCCCATGGAGGATGCCGTCCATGGCATCGATGACCCCGAGCAGGCGCTCGAGGCCATCAAGGTCAGGCTTGCCGAGCTGAGAGGTGCCAGGAACTGTTCCTGA
- the thiC gene encoding phosphomethylpyrimidine synthase ThiC gives MTQIDAARAGTITEQMRTVAADEYRDAGFVREGVAAGRIAIPANPAHVGLAPRGFGAGLRTKVNVNLGISGDIHDAPTEWEKVDIAERYGADAIMDLSNSGKTRRFRQQLIGRTPLAVGTVPIYDAIGYLDKPLVELTAEDLLGVVRTHAEDGVDFMTIHAGFNRRVLDTFLETKRLTNIVSRGGSLLFAWMMTTGNENPFYEHFDELLAILHEHDVTISLGDAMRGGSTFDSTDASETAELVELGKLTTRAWDAGVQVVVEGPGHMALDEVAANMKLQKRLCHDAPFYVLGPLVTDVGMGYDHITAAIGGAVAAASGADWLCYVTPAEHLRLPDAHDVREGLVATRIAAHAADIAKGIPHARDVDDRMSDARRRVSWEEMFDCALDGDHAREVLAEAPPETEGTCTMCGKMCAARTVNRIMDGLTVDLGEN, from the coding sequence ATGACGCAGATCGATGCCGCACGTGCGGGAACCATCACAGAACAGATGAGGACGGTCGCCGCCGACGAGTATCGGGACGCCGGGTTCGTGCGCGAGGGCGTGGCGGCGGGACGCATCGCGATCCCCGCGAACCCAGCCCATGTGGGTCTCGCGCCCCGCGGCTTCGGGGCGGGCCTCCGCACCAAGGTCAACGTGAACCTCGGCATCTCGGGCGACATCCATGACGCCCCCACGGAGTGGGAGAAGGTCGACATCGCCGAGAGGTATGGGGCCGACGCCATCATGGACCTCTCCAACTCGGGCAAGACCCGCCGGTTCCGCCAGCAGCTCATCGGCCGCACCCCCCTGGCCGTCGGTACCGTCCCCATCTACGACGCCATCGGCTACCTCGACAAGCCCCTCGTCGAGCTCACGGCAGAGGACCTGCTCGGCGTCGTGCGGACCCACGCCGAGGACGGCGTCGACTTCATGACCATCCATGCCGGCTTCAACCGCCGGGTGCTCGACACCTTCCTCGAGACGAAGCGACTCACCAACATCGTGAGCAGGGGCGGCTCGCTCCTCTTCGCCTGGATGATGACGACGGGCAACGAGAACCCCTTCTACGAGCACTTCGACGAGCTCCTCGCCATCCTCCACGAGCACGACGTGACCATCTCGCTCGGGGACGCCATGCGTGGGGGAAGCACCTTCGACTCGACCGACGCCTCCGAGACGGCCGAGCTCGTCGAGCTGGGCAAGCTCACCACCCGCGCCTGGGACGCCGGGGTGCAGGTGGTGGTGGAGGGTCCCGGCCACATGGCACTGGACGAGGTGGCCGCCAACATGAAGCTCCAGAAGCGCCTCTGCCATGACGCCCCCTTCTACGTGTTGGGCCCGCTCGTCACCGATGTTGGCATGGGGTATGACCACATCACCGCTGCCATCGGGGGTGCCGTCGCTGCCGCATCCGGTGCCGATTGGCTCTGCTATGTGACCCCCGCAGAGCACCTCAGGCTCCCCGACGCACATGACGTGCGAGAGGGGCTCGTCGCCACGCGCATCGCCGCCCATGCGGCAGACATCGCCAAGGGCATCCCCCATGCCCGCGACGTCGACGACCGCATGAGTGACGCCCGCAGACGTGTCTCCTGGGAGGAGATGTTCGACTGCGCGCTCGACGGTGACCATGCCCGCGAGGTCCTTGCCGAGGCACCCCCCGAGACCGAGGGCACCTGCACGATGTGCGGCAAGATGTGCGCCGCACGCACGGTCAACCGCATCATGGATGGACTCACCGTAGACCTGGGAGAGAACTAG
- a CDS encoding ECF transporter S component produces MSTSATTLARPLPSVRVQTLATIAAIVGAVAVPQLFHVAGAALGLGTALGETFLPMHLPIILVGLLAGPYAGIIAGVFGPLASFAISGMPGIGMLPFMMIELGTYGLVAGLLRPTKAPTVGKVLITQVAGRLVRAAAILVAVLALGNQAIAISTIWTSVAAGLPGLILQWALLPLVIHLVDKAQGTSLEG; encoded by the coding sequence ATGAGCACATCCGCAACCACGCTCGCCCGACCGCTGCCCTCCGTGAGGGTCCAGACGCTCGCGACCATCGCCGCCATAGTGGGGGCCGTCGCCGTGCCACAGCTGTTCCATGTCGCCGGTGCGGCCCTGGGGCTGGGCACCGCGTTGGGCGAGACGTTCCTCCCCATGCACCTGCCCATCATCCTCGTCGGCCTTCTCGCCGGCCCGTATGCAGGCATCATCGCGGGCGTCTTCGGTCCCCTGGCGAGCTTCGCGATCTCGGGCATGCCCGGCATCGGGATGCTCCCGTTCATGATGATCGAGCTCGGCACCTATGGCCTGGTGGCGGGGCTCCTCCGCCCGACCAAGGCCCCCACGGTCGGCAAGGTCCTCATCACACAGGTCGCAGGCCGCCTCGTCCGTGCGGCAGCCATCCTGGTGGCCGTCCTCGCCCTGGGAAACCAGGCCATCGCCATCAGCACCATCTGGACGAGCGTCGCAGCAGGCCTCCCCGGCCTCATCCTCCAGTGGGCCCTGCTCCCGCTGGTGATCCACCTCGTCGACAAGGCCCAAGGCACCTCGCTCGAGGGTTAG
- a CDS encoding LysR family transcriptional regulator substrate-binding protein — protein MRRVARVAQRIHARHPLVHFDLYSGNADDVAERLEHGTLDLGLMLEPVDKARYEYLTLPDKDTVGVLMRADDPLAQEDAITPEQLARMPLLHSSRDVAHNFDLRTWSKNRIDPDQVDFVGTYNLIFNAGLFVEAGVGYSLTLEGLSDVSGTSSLRFVPLRPRLTMGGVIVWKKYRLPSHAAEVFLDELRADLESEEGAS, from the coding sequence ATGCGCCGCGTGGCACGGGTGGCCCAGCGCATCCATGCGCGCCATCCGCTCGTCCACTTCGACCTCTACAGCGGCAACGCTGACGACGTCGCCGAGAGGCTCGAGCACGGCACGCTCGACCTCGGCCTCATGCTCGAACCCGTGGACAAGGCCCGCTACGAGTACCTCACCCTGCCCGACAAGGACACCGTGGGCGTGCTCATGCGCGCCGACGACCCACTCGCGCAGGAGGATGCCATCACCCCCGAGCAGCTCGCGCGGATGCCGCTCCTCCACTCGTCACGCGACGTCGCGCATAACTTCGACCTCAGGACCTGGTCCAAGAACCGGATAGACCCCGACCAGGTCGACTTCGTGGGGACCTACAACCTCATCTTCAACGCAGGCCTCTTCGTCGAGGCAGGCGTCGGCTACTCGCTCACCCTCGAGGGGCTCAGTGACGTGAGCGGGACGAGCAGCCTGCGGTTCGTGCCGCTGCGCCCTCGACTCACCATGGGTGGCGTCATCGTGTGGAAGAAGTACCGGCTGCCCTCGCACGCCGCCGAGGTCTTCCTCGACGAGCTGCGCGCGGACCTCGAGAGCGAGGAGGGCGCGTCCTGA
- a CDS encoding iron-containing alcohol dehydrogenase, giving the protein MLGNFTFHNPCAVHFGPEALDELAGELASYGDRVLLVYGGGSVKRTGLYDEVISILAAAGKTVAEVAGVMSNPTADKLREGCKVARDNDVDLILAVGGGSTIDYAKGVSVGAWCDGDPWEHYYLHMEDPQNRIIPVGDVLTMSGTGSEMNAGSVITDHAAKLKIGHVFGSDVIPRFAIVNPEVTFTVPDYQMRAGIFDAFNHVQEQYFSGDDDNVSDYLSEGLMRSLVRNGRAAVADPADYEARSNVTWACTLALNTLIACGKATDWEVHMLGQAIGAVTDATHGMTLSAVAMPYYRLVMPYGLPKFRRFATEVFDVDANGKTDEQVASEGLDALEAWMGEIGVVMHSRELGLSEDLIDDTVKATFVLDGGYHELSPDEVRQILVASL; this is encoded by the coding sequence ATGCTAGGTAACTTCACGTTCCATAACCCCTGCGCCGTCCACTTCGGTCCCGAGGCCCTCGACGAGCTCGCGGGCGAGCTCGCGTCCTACGGCGACCGCGTGCTTCTCGTCTACGGCGGCGGCTCCGTCAAGCGCACCGGCCTCTATGACGAGGTCATCTCCATCCTCGCTGCGGCCGGCAAGACCGTGGCCGAGGTCGCGGGTGTCATGAGCAACCCCACGGCCGACAAGCTCCGCGAGGGTTGCAAGGTCGCACGTGACAACGACGTCGACCTCATCCTTGCCGTGGGCGGAGGCTCCACGATCGACTACGCCAAGGGCGTCTCGGTCGGCGCCTGGTGCGACGGTGACCCCTGGGAGCATTACTACCTGCACATGGAGGACCCGCAGAACCGCATCATCCCCGTGGGCGACGTGCTCACGATGAGCGGGACGGGCTCGGAGATGAACGCCGGCTCCGTCATCACCGACCATGCGGCCAAGCTCAAGATCGGCCACGTCTTCGGGTCGGACGTCATCCCGCGCTTCGCCATCGTGAATCCCGAGGTCACGTTCACCGTGCCGGACTACCAGATGAGGGCCGGCATCTTCGATGCGTTCAACCATGTCCAGGAGCAGTACTTCTCGGGTGACGATGACAACGTGAGTGACTACCTCTCCGAGGGCCTCATGCGCTCGCTCGTACGCAACGGGCGTGCAGCCGTGGCCGACCCTGCGGACTACGAGGCCCGCTCGAACGTGACCTGGGCCTGCACGCTCGCCCTGAACACGCTGATCGCCTGCGGCAAGGCGACCGACTGGGAGGTGCACATGCTGGGCCAGGCCATCGGTGCCGTCACCGACGCGACCCACGGCATGACCCTCTCGGCTGTGGCCATGCCCTACTACCGCCTCGTCATGCCCTATGGCCTGCCCAAGTTCCGCCGTTTCGCGACCGAGGTCTTCGACGTGGACGCGAACGGCAAGACCGACGAGCAGGTCGCGAGCGAGGGGCTCGACGCCCTCGAGGCGTGGATGGGCGAGATCGGCGTCGTCATGCACTCGCGCGAGCTCGGACTCTCCGAGGACCTGATCGATGACACCGTCAAGGCCACCTTCGTGCTCGACGGCGGGTATCACGAGCTCTCTCCCGACGAGGTCCGTCAGATCCTCGTCGCGAGCCTCTGA
- a CDS encoding transporter substrate-binding domain-containing protein gives MSHTFSRREFLGLAAGSVAMVGLAGCGSSSSSSSSSSTTSSSSSDFSKSSYIVATDTTFAPFEFTDDSNKFVGIDVDLLAAIAAETGFNYDLQSLGFDAAVAALESGQADAAMAGMSITDARKQKYDFSDEYYDSYVCVAVKDGSDITSLDGLNGKTVAAKTGTQGADCAESLKSQYNLTITYFDDSSLMYQDVLTGNSVACFEDYPVMAYGISKGNGLKIVVEEKDDFSTPYGFAVLKGKNADLLAAFNKGLKSIKDSGKYDEIVNQYLKA, from the coding sequence ATGTCTCATACCTTCTCTCGTCGTGAGTTCCTCGGTCTCGCAGCTGGTTCCGTCGCCATGGTCGGCCTCGCGGGTTGCGGCTCGTCCTCCTCGTCATCGAGCTCCTCGTCGACGACCTCGTCATCCTCGTCGGACTTCTCCAAGAGCAGCTACATCGTCGCGACGGACACCACGTTCGCCCCGTTCGAGTTCACGGACGACTCCAACAAGTTCGTCGGCATCGACGTCGACCTGCTCGCCGCCATCGCGGCCGAGACAGGCTTCAACTACGACCTCCAGTCCCTCGGCTTCGACGCCGCGGTGGCCGCACTCGAGTCCGGCCAGGCGGACGCTGCCATGGCCGGCATGTCCATCACGGACGCCCGCAAGCAGAAGTACGACTTCTCCGATGAGTACTACGACTCCTACGTCTGCGTCGCCGTCAAGGACGGCTCGGACATCACGAGCCTCGACGGCCTCAACGGCAAGACCGTCGCCGCCAAGACGGGGACGCAGGGGGCCGACTGCGCGGAGAGCCTCAAGTCCCAGTACAACCTGACCATCACGTACTTCGATGACTCCTCGCTCATGTACCAGGACGTCCTGACGGGCAACTCCGTGGCCTGCTTCGAGGACTACCCCGTCATGGCCTATGGCATCTCCAAGGGCAACGGCCTCAAGATCGTCGTCGAGGAGAAGGACGACTTCTCCACGCCGTATGGCTTCGCCGTGCTCAAGGGCAAGAACGCCGACCTCCTCGCCGCCTTCAACAAGGGCCTCAAGAGCATCAAGGACAGCGGCAAGTACGACGAGATCGTCAACCAGTACCTCAAGGCGTAA
- a CDS encoding amino acid ABC transporter ATP-binding protein: MAEPKIKVVGLTKTFGEVEVLKGIDIEIKPAEVVCVIGPSGSGKSTFLRCLNRLEEPTSGEVFIDGESITDKSANVDQVRRHLGMVFQQFNLFPHYTVKQNLTFAPVELKLKTPAEAEKKALELLERVGLSNKVDAKPRELSGGQQQRVAIARALAMEPDIMLFDEPTSALDPEMVSEVLDVMRELAKEGMTMVVVTHEMGFARDVADRVVFVDDGVILEQGTPEEVMSHPKNERTKSFLSKVL, translated from the coding sequence ATGGCCGAGCCAAAGATAAAGGTCGTAGGTCTCACGAAGACCTTCGGTGAGGTCGAGGTCCTGAAGGGCATCGACATCGAGATTAAGCCTGCCGAGGTCGTCTGCGTCATCGGGCCGTCCGGGTCGGGCAAGTCCACGTTCCTGCGGTGCCTCAACCGTCTGGAGGAGCCCACCTCGGGTGAGGTCTTCATCGACGGCGAGAGCATCACCGACAAGAGCGCCAACGTCGACCAGGTCCGTCGGCACCTAGGCATGGTCTTCCAGCAGTTCAACCTCTTCCCGCACTACACGGTGAAGCAGAACCTCACGTTCGCGCCGGTCGAGCTCAAGCTCAAGACACCCGCCGAGGCCGAGAAGAAGGCCCTCGAGCTCCTCGAGCGCGTGGGACTGTCCAACAAGGTCGACGCGAAGCCCCGGGAGCTCTCGGGCGGGCAGCAGCAGCGTGTCGCCATCGCCCGTGCCCTCGCCATGGAACCCGACATCATGCTCTTCGACGAGCCCACGAGCGCCCTCGATCCCGAGATGGTCTCGGAGGTCCTCGACGTCATGCGCGAGCTTGCCAAGGAGGGCATGACGATGGTCGTCGTGACCCATGAGATGGGCTTCGCCCGCGACGTCGCCGACCGTGTGGTCTTCGTCGATGACGGTGTCATCCTCGAGCAAGGCACTCCCGAAGAGGTCATGAGCCATCCCAAGAACGAGCGCACCAAGAGCTTCCTCAGCAAGGTGCTGTAG
- the thiM gene encoding hydroxyethylthiazole kinase: MNTSYLKTCMDSVREQAPLVHCVTNYVTVNDCANALLAVGGSPIMSSGEASDVRDIASICDGLDLNIGTLDEVSVAAMRVAATRAGELGHPILLDPVGAGASAMRTSTASVLLDSFPVSVIRGNMSEIQAVAGASSTTHGVDANPDDAVTRDNLADKAAFVRSFSATCGTIVAVTGAIDLVSDGTRTVAIANGDATMSRITGSGCMLSAITPAFLAAHDDAFEAAVTAVCAMGVAGEVAAGRMGPLDGNGSFRTYLLDALYNLTGDSLLAGARIDEPEA, encoded by the coding sequence ATGAATACCTCATACCTCAAGACCTGCATGGACTCCGTCCGCGAGCAGGCGCCCCTCGTGCACTGCGTCACCAACTACGTCACCGTGAACGACTGCGCCAACGCCCTGCTCGCTGTCGGGGGAAGCCCCATCATGAGCAGCGGGGAGGCAAGCGACGTCCGTGACATCGCCAGCATCTGCGACGGGCTCGACCTCAACATCGGCACGCTCGACGAGGTGTCGGTCGCAGCCATGCGGGTCGCAGCCACCCGCGCAGGGGAGCTCGGGCATCCCATCCTGCTCGACCCGGTCGGAGCCGGCGCCTCGGCCATGCGCACCTCCACGGCGAGCGTCCTTCTCGACTCGTTCCCCGTGAGCGTCATCCGGGGCAACATGAGCGAGATCCAGGCCGTGGCAGGCGCGAGCTCGACCACGCACGGGGTCGACGCGAACCCGGACGATGCCGTCACCAGGGACAACCTTGCCGACAAGGCGGCATTCGTACGGTCCTTCTCGGCCACATGCGGCACCATCGTGGCCGTGACCGGTGCCATCGACCTCGTGAGCGACGGCACGCGCACGGTCGCCATTGCCAACGGTGATGCGACCATGAGCCGCATCACAGGCAGCGGTTGCATGCTCTCGGCCATCACGCCGGCATTCCTTGCCGCGCACGACGACGCCTTCGAGGCGGCCGTCACGGCCGTGTGCGCCATGGGGGTGGCGGGCGAGGTCGCCGCAGGACGCATGGGTCCGCTTGACGGGAACGGGAGCTTCAGGACCTACCTGCTCGACGCCCTCTATAACCTCACGGGGGATTCCCTGCTCGCAGGGGCCCGCATCGACGAGCCGGAGGCATGA
- a CDS encoding bifunctional 4-hydroxy-2-oxoglutarate aldolase/2-dehydro-3-deoxy-phosphogluconate aldolase, producing MDMDAFYDKLEHAGYIPQTYSDKVRDGAALAHALVGGGLTVVQVECMGTSGAKAIHDMATAKPDLLVGAGAIATTDALATAIESGAGFVTLPTYDETLCRACLDADIPCIPTTVDEGGIFKAHKMGLIVTGMVTANPQDAISCIDRFAAAFEGHRFMPIGCVDEDNTADFLADPAVLACCSEDWVTRPDFVEGGEYEGITRLAAEANACVRRARK from the coding sequence ATGGACATGGACGCGTTCTACGACAAGCTCGAGCATGCAGGCTACATCCCCCAGACCTACTCCGACAAGGTACGCGACGGTGCAGCGCTCGCCCATGCCCTCGTCGGCGGCGGACTCACGGTCGTTCAGGTGGAATGCATGGGCACGTCAGGCGCCAAGGCCATCCACGACATGGCCACCGCCAAGCCCGACCTCCTCGTGGGCGCGGGGGCCATCGCCACCACGGACGCGCTCGCCACGGCCATCGAGTCCGGCGCCGGCTTCGTGACGCTGCCCACCTATGACGAGACGCTCTGCCGCGCCTGCCTCGATGCCGACATCCCCTGCATCCCCACCACGGTCGACGAGGGTGGCATCTTCAAGGCCCACAAGATGGGCCTCATCGTCACGGGCATGGTCACCGCCAACCCCCAGGACGCGATCTCGTGCATCGATCGGTTCGCGGCCGCCTTCGAGGGTCACCGCTTCATGCCCATCGGCTGCGTGGACGAGGACAACACCGCGGACTTCCTGGCAGATCCCGCCGTCCTGGCCTGCTGCTCGGAGGACTGGGTGACCAGGCCGGACTTCGTCGAGGGCGGGGAGTACGAGGGAATCACCCGTCTGGCAGCCGAGGCCAACGCCTGTGTCAGGAGGGCCCGCAAGTAG
- a CDS encoding cupin domain-containing protein produces MVLDDGDITCCLCDIGCPPGEASRIATADARTRDLMLARVRQRLLERIHGDQQRLDCLDYLIFRLRCKGDAAADPAGGCATRCGCTKTEREDTTMGKGDLSVFETGAPNDAYAQYFVGQSYLKMLSTEQVGVGNVTFEPGCRNNWHVHHATKGGGQILLVTAGCGWYQEWGKPARRLGPGDVVNIPEGVKHWHGATKDSWFQHLAIEVPGEDASNEWLEPVSDEDYAKLG; encoded by the coding sequence ATGGTGCTCGATGACGGGGACATCACCTGCTGCCTGTGTGACATCGGTTGCCCGCCAGGGGAGGCGTCGCGCATCGCGACCGCCGACGCCCGGACGCGCGACCTCATGCTCGCCCGGGTGAGGCAGAGACTCCTCGAGCGGATCCACGGCGACCAGCAGCGTCTCGATTGCCTGGACTACCTCATATTCCGGCTCAGATGCAAGGGCGATGCCGCTGCCGATCCGGCAGGCGGATGTGCCACGAGATGTGGGTGTACGAAGACCGAACGAGAGGACACCACCATGGGTAAGGGAGATCTCAGCGTGTTCGAGACGGGCGCGCCCAATGACGCGTACGCGCAGTACTTCGTGGGACAGAGCTACCTCAAGATGCTCAGCACGGAGCAGGTTGGCGTCGGCAACGTCACCTTCGAGCCGGGATGCCGCAACAACTGGCATGTCCACCATGCCACCAAGGGTGGCGGCCAGATCCTGCTCGTCACGGCCGGATGTGGCTGGTACCAGGAGTGGGGCAAGCCCGCACGAAGGCTCGGCCCCGGGGACGTCGTCAACATTCCCGAGGGCGTCAAGCACTGGCATGGCGCGACCAAGGACTCGTGGTTCCAGCACCTCGCCATCGAGGTGCCGGGCGAGGACGCCTCCAACGAGTGGCTCGAGCCGGTGTCCGACGAGGACTACGCCAAGCTCGGATAG
- a CDS encoding amino acid ABC transporter permease, which yields MSLSSMLETFEDLAPMLASGLSVTLQVTIISLVIAMVLGILVCLMHLSKHRVLRGIAKFYIWLIRGTPMLVQAFYIYFAMPQLIQMLTGSAFRIDVFTASLVTLSLNAGAYSSEIFRGSIESVDKGQMEAARSLGVGYATSMRKIILPQAVRICLPSLVNQCIITLKDSTILYAIGLGEVMYQAKIYVGRTMESFATYTWVAICFLLITSVLMLVSRTIEKRMHA from the coding sequence ATGAGCCTGTCGAGTATGCTCGAGACGTTCGAGGACCTGGCGCCGATGCTTGCCAGCGGCCTCTCGGTCACGCTGCAGGTGACGATCATCTCGCTCGTGATCGCCATGGTCCTGGGCATCCTCGTCTGCCTCATGCACCTCTCCAAGCATCGGGTGCTCCGCGGCATCGCCAAGTTCTACATCTGGCTCATCCGCGGCACCCCTATGCTGGTCCAGGCCTTCTACATCTACTTCGCCATGCCCCAGCTCATCCAGATGCTCACGGGCTCGGCCTTCCGCATCGACGTCTTCACGGCGAGCCTCGTGACCCTCTCGCTCAATGCCGGCGCCTACAGCTCCGAGATCTTCCGTGGCTCGATCGAGTCGGTCGACAAGGGTCAGATGGAGGCGGCGCGCAGCCTCGGCGTGGGGTATGCCACGTCCATGCGGAAGATCATCCTGCCGCAGGCCGTGCGCATCTGCCTGCCCTCGCTCGTGAACCAGTGCATCATCACGCTCAAGGACTCCACGATCCTCTATGCCATCGGCCTCGGCGAGGTCATGTACCAGGCCAAGATCTATGTCGGCAGGACCATGGAGTCGTTCGCCACCTATACCTGGGTGGCGATCTGCTTCCTCCTGATCACCAGCGTCCTCATGCTCGTCTCGAGGACGATCGAGAAAAGGATGCATGCCTAA